A region of the Litchfieldia alkalitelluris genome:
CATTATCAAGGGATTTTTATCGGAAGGCTAGTGATTTGATCATCTGTTCACATGACTTTTATATGGAGCATGTATGGACTATTGATGCTCGGAAAAGAGAAGGTCAATTGCCACTGTTACCTGAGAGTAGTTGTGTCGTATTTGATGAGGGGCATTTATTAGAGTATTCTGCTCAAAAGGCTCTAACTTACAGAGTGAATGAATCAATTCTAGAAACGCTTCTTAGTAGAGTATTAGAAAATGATATAAGAGAAGAATTTGCTTTACTTATAGAAGATACACTTGAACAAAATAATCTATTTTTTGATCTCCTACGTAGTCATTCTATTTCAGTACAAGGTTCTAATCGTATGGATGTAATTGGTACAGATAAGTTAACTCAAGCGATTAAGACATTACATAAGCAGTTAGTAGGAATCGGGGAAGGGCTTGTTTTTGAAAGCCAACTATATACAATAGACCATTATGAATTAAACATTGTTGACGAATATATTGACCAAATGGAATATTCATTAAGTCTTCTCCTTAAAGAAGAAGATGTTATTACATGGGTTGAGTCGAATGGAAATGCAAGACATACCCTTGTAATCATGCCGAGAGCAGTTGAGGAGATTTTACGAGAGAAGGTATTTACTAAGAACATTCCATTTATTTTTTCATCTGCGACACTATCTGAGAATAACTCGTTTGACTATATCTCCACTAGCCTTGGAATAAAGAAATATCAATCATTTTCGGTTGCCTCTCCTTTTGATTATGATGAGCAAATGAAAATCTATTTTCCTAAGGTTTCTGAAGGTGATGAAGAATTTTCTGCAAAATTGGAGATTACATTACAACAGCTTTCAAAAACTAATGGAAGAGCACTTATTTTATTTAACTCCAAAGAAGAATTAGAGCAGTTTAAATTAAGTGTTAAAGATCATTCTTCATATCAATTTTTATTTGAAGGAGAACAAGAAATTAGTAAATTGGTTTCACTCTTTCAAAATAACGAAGAAAGTATTTTGTGTTCGGTGCATCTATGGGAAGGTCTAGACATTCCAGGGCCTTCTCTCTCAAATGTCATTATTTGGTCTATACCATTTCCACCGAATGATCCAGTATTCCAAGCAAAAAGAAAAAATGTCGAAGAGTCATTTTTAGAGGTTGATGTACCATATATGCTACTTAGGTTAAGACAGGGAGTAGGAAGATTAATACGTACACATGAGGATCAAGGTATTATAACGATTTTTGGATCGGATAATCTAGATCAGTTAGTTTATGAAAAAATCATCAATGTTCTTCCTACGAAAGTATCCGATTTGAATGGAGAAGGATTTTAAGAATCTTTGCAGAAAAGTGTAAGTAGATAAATCGAAATGGGGGATTTGAATGTCAGTTGATATAAAAAAGGCAGAAAAACAATTTTTAGATTATGTCAAAAAAATGACCAGTTATAATGAAGCTATTGGCTTGATGTATTGGGATTTACGCACAGGAGCACCTAAAAAAGGGGTTGAACAGCGTTCAGAGGTCATTGGACTACTTTCTTCCGAAGTGTTTAAAATGTCTACATCTGAAGAAATGGCTGCTTATATTGCAAAGCTATCACCGTATTTGAATAGTGATGAAATTACTAGTGTCACTTCGAAAACATTAGAAGAATGTAAAAAAGATTACGACCGTAATAAAAAGATCCCACAAGAGGAATATAAGGAGTATGTGATTCTTCAATCAAAAGCAGAGTCAGTTTGGGAAGAGGCAAAATCACAAAATGATTTTCCGCTATTTCAACCTTATTTGGAAAAACTTGTTGAGTTCAATAAACGTTTTATTGAATATTGGGGATATGAAGGGAATAAATATAATACACTGCTAGATATGTATGAGCCTGGTGTAACTGTGGATGTTCTAGATCAAGTGTTTGATCAACTAAGAAAGAGTATTGTCCCTTTAGTTCAACAAATTGCAAATTCAGAGCATAAACCGGAAACTGGATTTTTATTTAACTCCTTTTCTAAAGATAAACAGCGACAATTGAGTTTAGAGCTGTTAAAAGGCTTGGGGTACAATTTTGATGCAGGACGCCTTGATGAAACTGTTCATCCTTTTGCTACTGGACTTAACCCTGGGGATGTTCGTATAACAACCAACTATGATGAACAAGATTTCAGAACTGCCGTATTTGGAACCATTCATGAATGTGGACATGCTATCTATGAACAAAATATAGCAGAAGAGTTAATTGGGACCTTACTTTGCACAGGGACATCCATGGGGATTCATGAATCACAGTCATTATTTTATGAGAACTTCATTGGAAGAAGCTTTTCATTCTGGAAGCAAAACTACGATCTTTTAAAAAGCTATTCTAATGGTCAATTTGATGATATCACTGTGAATGAATTCTATCGTGCAATTAACGAATCGAAACCTTCACTGATTCGGATTGAAGCAGATGAACTTACATACCCACTACATGTAATGGTTCGTTATGAAATTGAAAAAGGATTATTTAATGGGGAGATTGAGGTAAAAGATCTACCTGAAATATGGAACCAAAAATATGAGGAATACCTAGGGATTAAGCCTGAAAGTAACGCCAAGGGAGTTCTTCAGGATGTTCATTGGTCTGGGGGAAGTTTTGGTTATTTTCCATCATATGCATTAGGATATATATATGCTGCACAGATAAAGCAAGCAATGTTAAAAGATATTCCAAACTTTGATCAATTACTTGAAGAAGGTGAGCTTTTAACCATTCGTAATTGGCTAACAGAAAAGGTACATCGTTTTGGTAAGTCCAAGAAACCTCTGGAGATTTTACAAGATGTAACAGGGGAAGGTCTAAATGCAGAACACCTTATTTCTTACTTGAAAGAAAAATATCAAAACATATATCAACTATAAAATGAGGAGCAGAGAAATCTCTGCTCCTTTTTAGTTCTAACAAAGTAAAAACTGTCAGTTTATACTAACAGCTTTTACTGCTTACAATAAATTATTAAATCCTTTTGACCCTGGTGGTGCATTCTGAATCATATCTATAAACGGTATTGTATACGCTACTAAAATAAGAACGATCACAATTCCAACCCAAAGCTTCCAGTTTTCCAAAATCATAGGAGTTGCATGTGCTGCTTCTTCTACTTCACCGATAGGAAATTCTGTTTCACCTTTAGGAGCAAAGAAAGAAAGATTTATAACTATTATAATGATTAAAATGATACCAATGAAAAGAATCGTACCACCTACAGCTTGAGCAATTTGATAGGGAATCCAATCAATTGCCTGTGCAGAATCATTATACGTAGAGAAAGCAGATCGTCTTGGTGCTCCTAGTAGGCCGGCGAAATGCATGGCTGAAGACATAAACGTCATACCAACCACCCAAACAATGGTTTGAACAATGGCCAATTTATTCATAGCTTTAGTCATGACTCTTCCTGTTAGATGAGGGATTAACCAATAAGCTATCCCGAAAAACGTAAGTAGGACCGTAGTAGCTACTGTTAAATGAAAATGTCCTGTTACCCAGATGGTATTGTGGACCACTTGATTCAATTGGTGTGAAGCATTAATAATTCCGCCTGCTCCAGCTGGGATAAAAATGAGCATCCCCATAAAAGGAGCAAAAAATCTTGCATCTCCCCAAGGGAGCTTTCTAAACCAACCAAAAAGTCCTGTTGCTCCTTTAGAACGGCCATATAACTCAAAGGTTGCAAACATTGAGAAAGCAGTCATTAAAGATGGAATAATTACTAAAAAGGTTAAGATAACCTGTAAATATTTCCAAGAAGGGGCGATACCAGGTTCAGTTAACTGATGGTGAAAGCCAACAGGAATTGAGAATAATAAGAACAATACAAATGACAGTCTTGCTAAAGAATCAGAAAAGATTTTTCCACCTATTATTTTTGGAATAATAACATACCATGCCATGTAAGCGGGTAATAGCCAGAAATATACTAACGGGTGCCCAAAATACCAAAATAATGTACGACTAATCAATACATCGATTGTATCAACTAAACCTAAGGACCACGGAATATATTGAATTAAAACTGTAGCAGCGACTCCAAGTGTTGCAATTAACCATAATATCATAGTTAAGATCGCCATATAGCTTAATAAAGGTGTAACTTTGCCGGGATTTTGTTTCTTCCATTTTGCAAAATGAGCAAACATAGCAAAGCCACTTATCCAACTTCCTACCACCACAAGTGCTAACCCAATGTAAAATGTAGGGTGAGCCATTAAAGGAGCATAGAAAGTATATAATACTGAAGCTTTACCAGTTAAAATGGCACCTGCGGTTAAAGAAGTACCAAAGGTCATAAACCAGAATCCAACCCAACCCCATGTTCTCACTTTATCTGATAAAGTCCCAGATGTTTTACTTAAGCCTGCGAAAAGAAAACCAATAATAAAGAAAGTAGTTAGTACAAGTCCTAAAAGGACACCATGAACAGTAAGTAATTGATAATAGCCAATCCCAGCAGGGAGAATGAATTTACCAGAACGGACTAGAGTTTGCAAAAGTCCAGCAGTGCCTCCAAGTAATAAAGCGATAAAGGCAACATATATGTGTGCCATTGCTAATTTTCCATCCATCTTCGCAACAACATCTGTTTTCATCATTGTTCAATCACCTCAATTCTTGCATTCATTAAATGATGTCCTGCTCCACAATATTCATTACAGAGAATAAGAAATTCGCCGGTTTCATCAAATGTTTGCGTGTATTTACTTATATAACCAGGTTCAACCATCATATTCACATTCGTTCCAGCGATTTGAAATCCATGAACAACATCAGTTGTTGCGACGATGAACTTTACTTCCGCTCCTTTTGGAACAGTAATTGTGTTTGGTGTGAAAGCAAAAGCGCTTGTAACAATGACGACTTCATACTGATTTTCTCCAACTTTTTTTACTCCAGGATTATCGAAAGGCGCTGTTTC
Encoded here:
- a CDS encoding ATP-dependent DNA helicase, which produces MIREKLPFQISKTDNFFDKMNEWIGDVFYDILPEKGYELRDEQIFMAFQLERAFKDKEIVFAEAGVGTGKTFVYLLYAICYARYTGKPAIISCADESLIEQLVKKEGDIAKLSEALGLNVDVRLAKSQDQYLCLQKLDKAIEVHDSDVFLNIHGDLPEFVNESSTLQKFYHYGDRKEYPNVSDQEWEHVGWDTFQDCFSCPVRHRCGQTLSRDFYRKASDLIICSHDFYMEHVWTIDARKREGQLPLLPESSCVVFDEGHLLEYSAQKALTYRVNESILETLLSRVLENDIREEFALLIEDTLEQNNLFFDLLRSHSISVQGSNRMDVIGTDKLTQAIKTLHKQLVGIGEGLVFESQLYTIDHYELNIVDEYIDQMEYSLSLLLKEEDVITWVESNGNARHTLVIMPRAVEEILREKVFTKNIPFIFSSATLSENNSFDYISTSLGIKKYQSFSVASPFDYDEQMKIYFPKVSEGDEEFSAKLEITLQQLSKTNGRALILFNSKEELEQFKLSVKDHSSYQFLFEGEQEISKLVSLFQNNEESILCSVHLWEGLDIPGPSLSNVIIWSIPFPPNDPVFQAKRKNVEESFLEVDVPYMLLRLRQGVGRLIRTHEDQGIITIFGSDNLDQLVYEKIINVLPTKVSDLNGEGF
- a CDS encoding carboxypeptidase M32; the protein is MSVDIKKAEKQFLDYVKKMTSYNEAIGLMYWDLRTGAPKKGVEQRSEVIGLLSSEVFKMSTSEEMAAYIAKLSPYLNSDEITSVTSKTLEECKKDYDRNKKIPQEEYKEYVILQSKAESVWEEAKSQNDFPLFQPYLEKLVEFNKRFIEYWGYEGNKYNTLLDMYEPGVTVDVLDQVFDQLRKSIVPLVQQIANSEHKPETGFLFNSFSKDKQRQLSLELLKGLGYNFDAGRLDETVHPFATGLNPGDVRITTNYDEQDFRTAVFGTIHECGHAIYEQNIAEELIGTLLCTGTSMGIHESQSLFYENFIGRSFSFWKQNYDLLKSYSNGQFDDITVNEFYRAINESKPSLIRIEADELTYPLHVMVRYEIEKGLFNGEIEVKDLPEIWNQKYEEYLGIKPESNAKGVLQDVHWSGGSFGYFPSYALGYIYAAQIKQAMLKDIPNFDQLLEEGELLTIRNWLTEKVHRFGKSKKPLEILQDVTGEGLNAEHLISYLKEKYQNIYQL
- a CDS encoding b(o/a)3-type cytochrome-c oxidase subunit 1 gives rise to the protein MMKTDVVAKMDGKLAMAHIYVAFIALLLGGTAGLLQTLVRSGKFILPAGIGYYQLLTVHGVLLGLVLTTFFIIGFLFAGLSKTSGTLSDKVRTWGWVGFWFMTFGTSLTAGAILTGKASVLYTFYAPLMAHPTFYIGLALVVVGSWISGFAMFAHFAKWKKQNPGKVTPLLSYMAILTMILWLIATLGVAATVLIQYIPWSLGLVDTIDVLISRTLFWYFGHPLVYFWLLPAYMAWYVIIPKIIGGKIFSDSLARLSFVLFLLFSIPVGFHHQLTEPGIAPSWKYLQVILTFLVIIPSLMTAFSMFATFELYGRSKGATGLFGWFRKLPWGDARFFAPFMGMLIFIPAGAGGIINASHQLNQVVHNTIWVTGHFHLTVATTVLLTFFGIAYWLIPHLTGRVMTKAMNKLAIVQTIVWVVGMTFMSSAMHFAGLLGAPRRSAFSTYNDSAQAIDWIPYQIAQAVGGTILFIGIILIIIIVINLSFFAPKGETEFPIGEVEEAAHATPMILENWKLWVGIVIVLILVAYTIPFIDMIQNAPPGSKGFNNLL
- a CDS encoding cytochrome c oxidase subunit II, encoding MHIHKFEKIWLFFGIGMLIVFLTTVGIGAFAMGHQPASNIQTIDPEKVHETAPFDNPGVKKVGENQYEVVIVTSAFAFTPNTITVPKGAEVKFIVATTDVVHGFQIAGTNVNMMVEPGYISKYTQTFDETGEFLILCNEYCGAGHHLMNARIEVIEQ